From the genome of Segatella hominis, one region includes:
- a CDS encoding OmpA family protein, giving the protein MKKLIAVLAFAGLSLSGFAQDATPTEKYSVSTNSFWSNWFVQAGINWNAWYSNEEHGQNFATSPFKKFRSNPGVSVAIGKWFTPGIGLRTKLQGIWGKQVYDMATGEQGKFNKYWLLNEHVLFNVSNLLYGYNENRVWNVIPFVGGGIGRTMTHNLYSMDLCAGVQSSWKVAEKLNVYLEAGWNRIEHDIDGGVERGRRGWDSHDNNLYAEVGLQFNLGKSTWKKTPDVDAINALHQSELDALNAKLNDANAENERLKEKLANQKPVETPASVKEFVNTPVSVFFNINKTNIASQQDLVNVQALAKYAKENGSKLLVNGYADSATGTPAINQKLSEGRAEAVASELVKMGVERSNITTQANGGVDELSPISFNRRATVQIAE; this is encoded by the coding sequence ATGAAAAAGTTAATAGCTGTACTGGCATTTGCTGGTCTTTCATTGAGTGGATTTGCTCAGGATGCAACTCCTACAGAAAAGTATAGTGTTTCTACAAACTCTTTCTGGAGCAATTGGTTTGTTCAGGCTGGTATTAATTGGAATGCTTGGTATTCAAACGAGGAGCATGGTCAGAATTTCGCAACAAGTCCTTTCAAGAAGTTCCGTTCTAATCCTGGTGTTTCTGTAGCTATCGGTAAGTGGTTTACTCCTGGTATCGGTTTGCGTACCAAGTTGCAGGGTATCTGGGGTAAGCAGGTTTATGATATGGCAACAGGCGAGCAGGGCAAGTTCAATAAGTATTGGCTTTTGAACGAGCACGTCTTGTTCAACGTCAGCAATTTGCTTTACGGTTACAATGAGAACCGTGTTTGGAATGTAATTCCTTTCGTCGGTGGTGGTATTGGTCGTACAATGACTCACAACTTGTATTCAATGGACCTCTGTGCAGGTGTTCAGTCTTCTTGGAAGGTAGCTGAGAAACTCAATGTATATCTTGAGGCTGGTTGGAACCGTATCGAGCACGATATTGATGGTGGTGTCGAGCGCGGACGCCGCGGTTGGGATTCTCATGACAACAACCTCTATGCAGAGGTAGGCTTGCAGTTCAATCTTGGCAAGTCAACTTGGAAGAAGACTCCAGACGTAGATGCTATCAATGCTCTCCATCAGTCAGAGCTTGATGCACTCAATGCTAAGTTGAACGATGCTAATGCAGAGAATGAACGTTTGAAGGAGAAACTTGCTAACCAGAAGCCAGTAGAGACTCCTGCATCTGTTAAGGAGTTTGTTAATACTCCAGTTTCTGTATTCTTCAACATCAATAAGACTAACATTGCTTCTCAGCAGGATTTGGTTAACGTACAGGCTCTTGCTAAGTACGCTAAGGAGAATGGTTCTAAGTTGCTCGTCAACGGTTATGCTGATAGCGCAACAGGTACTCCTGCTATCAACCAGAAGCTTTCTGAGGGTCGTGCAGAGGCAGTTGCTTCAGAGCTCGTTAAGATGGGTGTAGAGAGAAGTAATATCACAACTCAGGCTAATGGTGGTGTAGATGAGCTTTCTCCAATCTCATTCAACCGTCGTGCTACTGTTCAGATTGCAGAGTAA